In one window of Juglans regia cultivar Chandler chromosome 3, Walnut 2.0, whole genome shotgun sequence DNA:
- the LOC108999762 gene encoding uncharacterized protein LOC108999762, whose amino-acid sequence MSIRNLPSPKLFSVFLVFSVFLICFPGLVLPAVVTLESMEIFKTDEWMPNAKPIVYFRCKEENKTVLPDVKKAHVLYSFKGEESWQPLTELSSKKCKRCGFYEEDSFKSDDVYEEWEFCPSDFSDPDGKYIRFKDKEFNATFLCPKCVPFANASNSASGSHGGGKRMHVALIILISAVVSTVLIFGVVGGYKYWQKKKREQDQARFLKLFEDGDDIEDELGLGM is encoded by the exons ATGTCGATTCGAAATCTACCGAGTCCTAagcttttttctgtttttctcgTCTTCTCGGTCTTCCTCATCTGTTTTCCAG GATTGGTATTACCGGCAGTTGTTACCCTCGAATCCATGGAGATATTTAAAACCGACGAGTGGATGCCAAACGCAAAACCAATTGTTTATTTCCGGTGTAAAGAGGAGAACAAGACGGTGCTGCCGGATGTAAAGAAAGCGCATGTCTTGTATAGTTTCAAAGGTGAAGAGTCTTGGCAG CCTCTGACAGAACTTTCAAGTAAAAAGTGTAAGCGGTGTGGGTTTTATGAGGAGGATAGTTTCAAATCAGATGATGTATATGAAGAGTGGGAGTTTTGTCCAAGTGATTTTTCTGATCCCGATGGGAAATATATCCGGTTCAAGGACAAGGAATTTAATGCTACTTTTTTGTGCCCGAAATGTGTTCCTTTTGCAAATG CTTCAAATTCTGCATCCGGCTCACATGGTGGAGGAAAGAGAATGCATGTTGCTCTAATCATATTGATCAGTGCTGTGGTTTCAACAGTATTGATTTTTGGTGTAGTGGGTGGGTATAAATActggcaaaagaagaaaagggaacAAGATCAGGCTCGGTTTCTGAAGCTGTTTGAAGATGGGGATGATATCGAGGATGAGTTGGGCcttggtatgtaa